A portion of the Candidatus Schekmanbacteria bacterium genome contains these proteins:
- the ccsB gene encoding c-type cytochrome biogenesis protein CcsB: MLSSKLFGVVMIDYVVCSLTYIFYLPTRKEMVGKVASILTLIGLTIQTFALGLRWQESYEMGHGRIPLTNLFESMVVLSWLIVVVYVVTELKFKQKVFGAFVIPFALIALAYTSFLSDEIEPLVPALQSYWLHAHVATCMLGYASFAVACGVSIVYLIKERGERTGKSKDKGFLSIFPDIRVLDEINYKIVAIGFPFLTIGIITGAYWAHYAWGTYWSWDPKETWSLITWFIYAAFLHSRFTYGWMGRRSAILSVAGFVSVLFCYLGVNLLLSGLHSYA; this comes from the coding sequence ATGTTAAGTTCAAAGCTCTTTGGGGTTGTAATGATTGACTATGTCGTTTGCTCCCTTACATATATATTCTATCTGCCAACTCGAAAAGAGATGGTTGGAAAAGTTGCATCGATTCTTACGCTGATAGGTTTAACGATTCAGACATTTGCTCTTGGCTTGCGGTGGCAGGAATCTTATGAAATGGGACATGGAAGGATTCCATTGACAAATTTGTTTGAATCGATGGTTGTATTATCGTGGCTCATTGTTGTTGTATATGTAGTTACGGAATTAAAATTCAAACAAAAGGTTTTTGGCGCATTCGTCATTCCTTTTGCTCTGATAGCCCTTGCATATACCTCTTTTTTGTCAGATGAGATTGAACCTCTTGTGCCGGCACTTCAAAGTTATTGGCTTCATGCCCATGTTGCAACATGTATGTTGGGATATGCTTCGTTTGCAGTTGCCTGTGGGGTAAGTATTGTCTATCTGATAAAGGAAAGAGGTGAAAGGACAGGAAAGTCAAAAGATAAAGGTTTTTTATCGATTTTTCCTGATATTCGGGTGCTCGATGAAATCAATTATAAGATTGTTGCCATAGGATTTCCCTTTTTGACAATAGGGATAATAACAGGCGCATATTGGGCTCATTATGCATGGGGGACATATTGGAGCTGGGATCCCAAAGAGACATGGTCTTTAATAACCTGGTTTATTTATGCGGCATTTCTCCATTCGCGTTTTACCTATGGGTGGATGGGACGCCGTAGTGCTATATTGTCTGTAGCAGGATTCGTTTCTGTGCTCTTTTGCTATCTTGGTGTGAACCTACTTCTATCAGGATTGCACAGTTATGCATAA
- a CDS encoding aspartate 1-decarboxylase: MIRKMCKSKIHRATVTEADLHYAGSITIDEELLEKADILPNEMVQVLDINNGNRLETYVVKGERGSGVICINGAAARLVHKGDLVIIISYADYTDEEARNHEPKIILVDENNRATV, encoded by the coding sequence ATGATTCGCAAGATGTGCAAATCGAAAATTCACAGGGCGACAGTTACTGAGGCAGACCTGCACTATGCAGGAAGCATTACCATTGATGAAGAATTGCTCGAAAAGGCAGATATACTGCCGAATGAAATGGTTCAAGTGCTTGATATAAATAATGGGAATCGACTTGAGACATACGTTGTCAAAGGCGAACGCGGTTCGGGAGTGATTTGTATAAATGGAGCTGCTGCAAGACTTGTCCATAAAGGCGACCTCGTAATTATAATTTCCTATGCCGATTATACTGATGAAGAAGCCCGCAATCATGAGCCGAAAATAATTCTTGTTGATGAAAATAATCGAGCAACTGTGTAG